gtagcattattcctttttaaaatagttggtggtttcatgcaaattatttcaaatgatttaaaggtatttacagattttaggctgaggttgaagctagctttatatatcatagcaacaccaccacctttctttgatacacgagggatgtgtgagtacgcaaaatccggaggcgatgcttcattcagggggaatattcatcaggtttcggtgagtccaatcaagtccaggctgtattcagacattagatcattaatcaaaacggcctttgtggatagagatctgatgtttaggagcccaacattccagtatgggtttttggcagatttagacgtagataattcttctgagaaggtggcactgtcatcagaaaacttagtaggaagcgcaacgggggagcaaggctgaatacatatTAAATTGGTATAATTCCTAATACTTGAAGGCCGAAATTTAGAGAAAGGGTGGGGGACCGACACCGTCTCAATGGGAGAAACGACATCAGCAACCCCACTGACTACACTACAAGCTAGGCTATCGGGCCCCCAACAGCTCACAGCATACCTATCAGACTCTCTAAGAGACTGTAGCCCGGCTTGTTCTAGTgagtgtcaggcctgctctaaaatagcttcaatattcctagacaataggaaagcacctctccagctcggatggagcccgtcacttttcaacaagccaggtttggcccagaaacgagaccaattatctacaaatcctaaaccctgttctgaacagaagcGAGCCAACCAGCGGTTAAGAGAGACAAGTCTGCTGTAGATCTCGTCAGTCCCCCTAACAGGTAGTGGGCCAGAGACTATTACTCGATGCCGACACATCTTTTGAGCAAGGTCACATGCCCGAGCTATATTAACCTTCGTGACCTCTGACTGCCTTAGCCTAACATCATTGGTGCCGACATGAATGACAATATTCTCATACCTATCATCAGTGCGTGCGCCATGTGCCTTAGCTTGGGCCTTTGCCTTAGCCCTAGTGCTAGCCAGCACCCTGAGATTAGCTTCTATGTCGGTAGCTCTGGCCCCAGGTACACAGTAAACTGTCGCTGGTTGCTCCAATCTAATGTTACGAGTGATGGAGTCACCGATCACTAACGTCTGAGGAGTCCCACTCCCACCATGCTGCAAAGGTGAAACCGGTGGGGCTGATCTTGAGTCCTCCCTAGCGCTAGGACTCCCTGCCAGTGATGTTGCGCCAGTCGCATCTAAAGTTACTAGCATACGTTCTTCCTCAAGCGACTGAACGCGACTCTCTAACAGAGTCAACTTTTCGAGCAAAATGACACATGTAGGAcaatgtgagtgggtgtgagacATTATAGTTAACTTACGTTAATAGTTTATGCCAGCCAAGGAAATCCGTCAAGAGCGTTGAGTTGGCTAGTTCAACAGGAACAGTAGTGTCGGGCTCCAAGGAAGAAATCCACGAAGAAAGCCGCGCCGAGTAAACCTATAAGTAAGATAGTAAATGTATAGGTTAAATCGGGAAGgacaaaataaattaataaattaagtaatatatatattcgATTAACAGGGAGCAAGAACAAAAGCTTGGGAAAAGTTTGGAGCAGTAGCTCAGGAGCAGCGTGAGATCATCCTGCTGAAAAGTAGTTTCCCTGGCGTAGACACAATACTAGCCAAGTCAAGTCACCGATCACTAACGTCTGAGGAGTCCCACTCCCACCATGCTGCAAAGGTGAAACCGGTGGCCTTACCCTCCTGTAGTCGGTACAAAACCTAAACGTGCCATCGGGTTTAGGGATC
This window of the Osmerus mordax isolate fOsmMor3 chromosome 19, fOsmMor3.pri, whole genome shotgun sequence genome carries:
- the LOC136963496 gene encoding uncharacterized protein, which produces MSHTHSHCPTCVILLEKLTLLESRVQSLEEERMLVTLDATGATSLAGSPSAREDSRSAPPVSPLQHGGSGTPQTLVIGDSITRNIRLEQPATVYCVPGARATDIEANLRVLASTRAKAKAQAKAHGARTDDRYENIVIHVGTNDVRLRQSEVTKVNIARACDLAQKMCRHRVIVSGPLPVRGTDEIYSRLVSLNRWLARFCSEQGLGFVDNWSRFWAKPGLLKSDGLHPSWRGAFLLSRNIEAILEQA